The proteins below are encoded in one region of Gammaproteobacteria bacterium:
- the recO gene encoding DNA repair protein RecO gives MSRARVSLEPGFVLHQRAYRETSRLLEIFTREHGRVGLVARGVSGTRGGGRSAILQPLQPLLLSWIEAGELGTLTGAESGGEALRLNGENLICAWYLNELLMRCLPRHIQHPDLYAFYAAALAALAEGERAAAPILREFEMELLVELGYGEVQAGDLDPAQRYDYHDGAPVRADDGAWRGDQLCAIANREWTRPDVLGDARRLMRSRLAPLIGKRPLETPRLLQSLRRMRGGSQTANED, from the coding sequence ATGAGCCGTGCCCGTGTCAGTCTGGAGCCCGGTTTTGTGCTGCATCAGCGCGCCTACCGTGAAACCAGCCGTCTGCTGGAAATCTTTACCCGCGAGCATGGCCGCGTTGGCCTGGTGGCGCGTGGCGTCAGCGGCACGCGTGGCGGCGGACGCTCTGCCATTTTGCAGCCCTTGCAACCGCTATTGCTGTCATGGATCGAAGCCGGTGAACTGGGCACGCTGACCGGCGCCGAGTCCGGCGGCGAAGCGCTGCGCCTGAACGGCGAGAACCTGATCTGTGCCTGGTACCTCAACGAATTGCTGATGCGCTGCCTGCCGCGCCATATCCAGCACCCCGATCTGTATGCCTTCTACGCCGCCGCCTTGGCCGCGTTGGCTGAAGGCGAGCGGGCGGCTGCACCCATATTGCGCGAGTTCGAAATGGAACTGCTGGTCGAACTCGGATACGGCGAGGTGCAGGCCGGGGACCTCGATCCTGCGCAGCGCTACGACTACCATGACGGCGCACCGGTGCGTGCCGACGACGGCGCGTGGCGTGGCGATCAGCTGTGTGCCATCGCCAATCGTGAGTGGACGCGCCCGGACGTGCTCGGCGATGCGCGAAGGCTGATGCGCAGCCGGCTGGCGCCGCTGATCGGCAAGCGTCCGCTGGAGACCCCGCGTCTGTTGCAGTCCCTGCGCCGCATGCGCGGTGGCAGCCAGACAGCCAATGAGGATTGA
- the lepA gene encoding translation elongation factor 4, whose translation MKQANIRNFSIIAHIDHGKSTLADRFIQLCKGLTEREMQAQVLDNNPIERERGITIKAQAVCLQYPAADGEIYQLNLIDTPGHVDFSYEVSRSLAACEGALLVVDASQGVEAQSVANCYTAIEEDVEILPVLNKVDLPAAEPERVAKEIEDIIGIEARDAIHVSAKTGLNVGDVLEAIVKKMPPPRGDPEATLQALIIDSWFDNYLGVVSLVRVVNGSVRKGQKIRVMATGRDHEVSVLAKNTPKRTPHEELCCGEVGIVVCGIKEIDGAPVGDTLTDAARPCKERLPGFRQVQARVFAGLFPVSSDDFEDLREALQKLRLNDAALNFEPENSTALGFGFRCGFLGMLHMEIVQERLEREYDLNLITTAPSVVYELEMVDGEVRKFENPADLPDAGHYNDIREPIINARILMPQTCVGPVMQLCMEKRGVQKQLRYHGTQVQMEVEMPMAEVVLDFFDRLKSVSRGFASFEYEFVRFQTADLVRLDVLVNGDSVDALACICHRSIVQTRGRELTERMQEVIPRQMFDVAIQAAVGSRVISRTTVKALRKNVLAKCYGGDVSRKRKLLEKQKEGKKRMKQVGNVEIPQEAFLAVLGVERKGS comes from the coding sequence ATGAAGCAGGCCAATATCCGCAATTTCTCGATCATCGCCCATATCGATCACGGCAAGTCCACGCTCGCCGACCGCTTCATCCAGCTCTGCAAGGGCTTGACCGAACGCGAGATGCAGGCGCAGGTGCTCGACAACAATCCGATCGAACGCGAACGCGGCATCACGATCAAGGCGCAGGCCGTGTGTCTGCAGTATCCGGCCGCGGATGGCGAGATCTATCAGCTCAATCTGATCGACACCCCCGGTCACGTCGACTTTTCCTACGAAGTGTCTCGCTCGCTGGCCGCCTGTGAGGGCGCGCTGCTGGTGGTCGATGCCTCACAGGGCGTCGAGGCGCAATCGGTCGCCAACTGCTACACCGCGATCGAGGAGGACGTCGAAATCCTGCCGGTGTTGAACAAGGTCGATCTGCCGGCGGCGGAGCCGGAGCGCGTCGCCAAGGAAATCGAGGACATCATCGGCATCGAGGCGCGTGATGCGATTCACGTGTCCGCCAAGACCGGGCTCAATGTCGGCGATGTACTCGAGGCGATCGTCAAGAAGATGCCGCCGCCGCGCGGCGATCCCGAAGCCACGCTGCAGGCGCTGATCATCGACTCCTGGTTCGACAATTATCTGGGTGTCGTGTCCCTGGTGCGCGTGGTCAACGGCAGCGTACGCAAGGGCCAGAAGATTCGCGTGATGGCGACCGGGCGCGACCACGAGGTCTCGGTGCTCGCCAAGAACACGCCCAAGCGCACGCCGCACGAGGAGCTGTGCTGCGGCGAGGTCGGCATCGTGGTCTGCGGCATCAAGGAGATCGATGGCGCGCCAGTGGGCGATACGCTGACCGACGCAGCGCGCCCCTGCAAGGAACGGCTACCGGGTTTCCGCCAGGTTCAGGCGCGCGTCTTCGCCGGTCTGTTTCCGGTCAGCTCCGATGATTTCGAGGACCTGCGTGAGGCCCTGCAGAAGCTGCGCCTCAACGATGCGGCCCTGAACTTCGAGCCGGAAAACTCCACCGCGCTCGGCTTCGGTTTCCGCTGCGGCTTCCTCGGCATGCTGCACATGGAGATCGTGCAGGAACGCCTGGAACGTGAGTACGACCTCAACCTGATCACCACCGCGCCCTCGGTCGTCTACGAGCTGGAAATGGTCGACGGCGAAGTCCGCAAGTTCGAGAATCCGGCCGACCTGCCGGACGCCGGTCACTACAACGATATCCGCGAGCCGATCATCAATGCGCGCATTCTGATGCCGCAGACCTGTGTCGGCCCGGTGATGCAGCTGTGCATGGAAAAGCGCGGCGTGCAGAAGCAGCTGCGCTATCACGGCACCCAGGTACAGATGGAAGTCGAAATGCCGATGGCCGAGGTCGTGCTCGATTTCTTCGACCGGCTCAAGAGCGTGTCGCGCGGTTTTGCCAGCTTCGAATACGAGTTCGTGCGCTTCCAGACGGCCGATCTGGTCCGGCTGGATGTGCTGGTCAATGGCGATTCGGTCGATGCGCTGGCCTGTATCTGCCACCGTAGTATTGTCCAGACCCGGGGGCGCGAACTCACCGAGCGCATGCAGGAAGTGATTCCGCGCCAGATGTTCGACGTGGCGATCCAGGCCGCCGTGGGCTCGCGCGTGATTTCGCGCACCACGGTCAAGGCCTTGCGCAAGAACGTGCTCGCCAAGTGCTACGGTGGCGATGTTTCACGCAAGCGCAAGTTGCTGGAGAAGCAGAAGGAAGGCAAGAAGCGCATGAAGCAGGTTGGTAACGTCGAGATACCTCAAGAGGCGTTCCTGGCCGTGCTGGGCGTCGAGCGCAAGGGATCATAG
- a CDS encoding DegQ family serine endoprotease: protein MSVAPRLSVLSTLAAGLVLLVGCAKDSGYPNFVDIVERASPSVVNISTVSRVDAGMARDMPEFAPLPFEAPGGSDAPMEDMESLGSGFVLWSDGYIVTNRHVVRDADEIIVRLLDRRQFAASVVGIDERSDIALLKIDASGLPAARIGDSEHLRVGEWVLAIGSPFGFDHSVTSGIVSAKGRNLASEQYVPFIQTDVAINQGNSGGPLFNLKGEVVGVNSQIYSQTGGYMGISFAIPIDVALKVAEQLRDRGQVLRGWLGVVVQPITRELAQSFGMNRPEGALVARVMPNSPAERAGLRTGDIILNFNGRVLPSSEALPPLVGNTDPGDLVPLQLLRDGERMAVNVTIGVLAAEGNQDSGIAPSAPPSGPIDRTGSLGLVIEPLTPEDRQREQVVSGGVLVAEVDAGPGRDAGLRAGDVILSIGGSTVDSPARFDEVVKRLTPGQQAPILVQRRGAPLFLAIKAPPR from the coding sequence ATGTCCGTCGCACCGCGACTGAGTGTCTTGTCCACACTGGCCGCCGGTCTGGTGCTGCTGGTCGGCTGTGCCAAGGACTCCGGCTATCCGAATTTCGTGGACATCGTCGAACGGGCCAGCCCATCGGTCGTCAACATCAGCACGGTCTCGCGTGTCGATGCCGGGATGGCGAGAGATATGCCGGAATTCGCACCGCTGCCGTTCGAGGCGCCGGGCGGCAGCGACGCGCCAATGGAAGACATGGAATCGCTCGGCTCCGGATTCGTATTGTGGTCGGACGGCTACATCGTGACCAATCGCCACGTGGTGCGTGATGCCGACGAGATCATCGTGCGCCTGCTGGACCGGCGACAGTTCGCCGCCTCCGTGGTCGGCATCGACGAGCGCAGCGACATCGCCCTGCTCAAGATCGACGCCAGCGGCCTGCCCGCGGCGCGCATCGGCGACAGCGAACACCTGCGCGTCGGTGAATGGGTGCTGGCGATCGGTTCGCCGTTCGGTTTCGACCATTCCGTGACCTCCGGCATCGTCTCCGCCAAGGGGCGCAATCTGGCCTCGGAGCAGTACGTTCCGTTCATCCAGACCGACGTGGCGATCAATCAGGGCAATTCGGGTGGGCCGCTATTCAATCTCAAGGGCGAGGTCGTCGGCGTCAATTCCCAGATCTACAGCCAGACCGGCGGCTACATGGGGATCTCGTTCGCGATTCCGATCGATGTGGCGCTCAAGGTTGCCGAACAACTTCGGGACCGCGGCCAAGTGCTGCGCGGCTGGCTCGGCGTGGTGGTGCAGCCGATCACGCGCGAACTGGCGCAGTCGTTCGGCATGAACCGCCCCGAAGGCGCACTGGTCGCGCGGGTCATGCCGAACAGCCCGGCTGAACGCGCGGGGCTGCGCACCGGCGACATCATCCTCAATTTCAATGGCCGCGTGCTGCCCAGCTCCGAGGCGCTGCCGCCGCTGGTGGGCAATACCGACCCCGGCGATTTGGTGCCCCTGCAGCTGCTGCGCGACGGCGAGCGCATGGCGGTGAACGTGACGATCGGCGTGCTTGCCGCCGAAGGCAATCAGGACAGTGGAATCGCACCGTCGGCGCCGCCATCCGGGCCGATCGACCGTACCGGTTCGCTGGGTTTGGTGATCGAGCCGCTCACGCCCGAAGATCGTCAGCGCGAGCAGGTGGTGTCGGGCGGCGTTCTCGTGGCCGAGGTCGATGCCGGCCCGGGACGCGATGCCGGCTTGCGGGCGGGTGACGTCATTCTTTCGATTGGCGGGAGCACGGTGGATAGTCCGGCGCGCTTCGATGAGGTCGTGAAAAGACTCACACCGGGGCAGCAGGCGCCGATTCTGGTGCAGCGTCGCGGAGCGCCGCTGTTCCTTGCGATCAAGGCACCGCCACGGTGA
- the era gene encoding GTPase Era: protein MRSGMVAVVGRPNVGKSSLVNALVGEKLSIVTAKPQTTRHQIQAVLHGDDMQIVFVDTPGLHQKAKLALNKRLNEVATQSLEGVDVVLFVVEAGRLTEEDEMVLKLLSAVTTPCALIINKVDKLRDKNTLLPFLQDLTARRDFDFVVPLSALKRDNLEPLLKELEARLPEGPPLYPPDQNVGHDRRFAVAELVREKLMMALHEELPYSAAVEIESWEQEGRLTRIGVVIWVARESQKKIVIGEGGRTLKAIGTQARRELERGGGKVFLKLWVRVKDGWNDDPRALQQFGYGE from the coding sequence ATGCGTAGCGGAATGGTTGCCGTTGTCGGCCGGCCGAATGTCGGCAAGTCCAGTCTGGTCAACGCCCTGGTCGGCGAGAAGCTGTCGATCGTCACGGCCAAGCCGCAGACCACGCGCCATCAGATCCAGGCCGTGCTGCACGGCGATGACATGCAGATCGTGTTCGTCGACACGCCGGGCCTGCACCAGAAGGCCAAGCTCGCGCTCAACAAACGGCTCAACGAAGTGGCCACGCAAAGTCTGGAAGGCGTGGACGTCGTGCTGTTCGTGGTCGAGGCGGGCCGTCTCACCGAAGAAGACGAAATGGTGCTCAAGCTGCTCAGCGCCGTGACCACGCCCTGCGCGCTGATCATCAACAAGGTCGACAAGCTGCGCGACAAGAACACGCTGCTGCCGTTCCTGCAGGATCTCACTGCGCGCCGCGACTTCGATTTCGTGGTGCCGCTGTCCGCGCTCAAGCGCGACAATCTGGAACCGCTGCTGAAAGAGCTTGAAGCGCGATTGCCGGAAGGGCCACCGCTGTACCCGCCGGACCAGAATGTCGGCCACGACCGGCGCTTCGCGGTGGCCGAGCTGGTGCGCGAGAAGCTGATGATGGCGCTGCACGAGGAATTGCCGTATTCCGCCGCCGTGGAGATCGAATCCTGGGAGCAGGAGGGCCGCTTGACACGCATCGGCGTCGTGATCTGGGTGGCTCGCGAAAGCCAGAAGAAGATCGTGATCGGCGAGGGCGGGCGCACGCTCAAAGCCATCGGCACCCAGGCCCGGCGCGAGCTCGAACGGGGCGGCGGCAAGGTGTTTCTCAAGCTGTGGGTACGCGTCAAGGACGGCTGGAACGACGATCCACGCGCGCTCCAGCAGTTCGGCTACGGCGAATGA
- the acpS gene encoding holo-ACP synthase, producing the protein MIYGTGIDLVHVPRIAGVHERHGERFVDRLLHDAERREFEALSLPRRRVLYLAKAFAVKEAFVKAMGTGFRGIAHAHVGAVRSESGRPSLIYVAALSRQLESLGIIGAHVSISDEHEFALASVTLETA; encoded by the coding sequence ATGATCTACGGCACCGGCATCGATCTGGTTCACGTGCCGCGAATCGCCGGAGTGCACGAGCGCCACGGCGAGCGTTTCGTCGATCGCCTCCTGCACGACGCGGAGCGGCGCGAATTCGAAGCGCTGAGTCTGCCGCGTCGTCGCGTGCTGTACCTGGCCAAGGCGTTTGCCGTCAAGGAAGCCTTCGTCAAGGCCATGGGCACCGGCTTTCGTGGGATCGCGCACGCTCATGTCGGCGCGGTGCGCAGCGAATCGGGGCGACCGAGCCTGATCTACGTGGCGGCACTGTCGCGGCAGCTGGAGTCGCTGGGAATCATCGGTGCGCACGTCTCGATCAGCGACGAACACGAATTCGCGCTGGCCAGCGTAACGCTCGAAACCGCTTAG
- the lepB gene encoding signal peptidase I — translation MKQFIDEFHFDFAVLLTVLTLFTGAVWALDKWLLGPRRRAAQGPVEGAMDDDKPGAIVDFSRSFFPVILIVLLLRSFVAEPFRIPSGSMIPTLLIGDFILVDKFSYGLRMPVGYWKAVDLGEPKRGDVVVFRYPLDQSKDFIKRLVGLPGDRIEYRNKTLYINGEQQALEPDGVYPTPGHRAGGVVEKYTENLGGVRHPILINPSDPARDGYWIVPEGHYFMMGDNRDGSDDSRRWGFVPEHNLVGHAFFIWMSWDGVKKRPAFDRIGDGVN, via the coding sequence ATGAAACAGTTCATCGACGAATTCCATTTTGATTTTGCCGTGCTGCTCACGGTACTGACGCTGTTCACCGGCGCGGTCTGGGCGCTCGACAAGTGGCTGCTGGGGCCGCGCCGCCGTGCTGCCCAGGGGCCGGTAGAAGGCGCGATGGACGACGACAAGCCCGGCGCGATCGTGGATTTCTCACGCTCCTTTTTTCCGGTGATCCTGATCGTGCTGCTGCTGCGCTCGTTCGTGGCCGAGCCGTTCCGGATTCCGTCCGGCTCAATGATCCCGACGCTGTTGATCGGCGACTTCATCCTCGTCGACAAGTTCAGCTATGGCCTGCGCATGCCGGTGGGCTACTGGAAGGCGGTTGATCTCGGCGAGCCCAAGCGCGGCGACGTAGTGGTGTTCCGCTATCCGCTCGATCAGAGCAAGGACTTCATCAAGCGTCTGGTGGGCCTGCCGGGCGACCGCATCGAATATCGCAACAAGACGCTCTACATCAATGGCGAACAGCAGGCGCTGGAACCCGACGGCGTCTATCCTACGCCGGGGCATCGTGCCGGTGGCGTCGTCGAGAAGTACACCGAGAATCTGGGCGGCGTGCGCCACCCGATTCTGATCAACCCCTCGGATCCGGCACGGGACGGCTACTGGATCGTGCCGGAAGGCCACTACTTCATGATGGGCGACAACCGCGACGGCAGTGATGATTCGCGTCGCTGGGGCTTCGTTCCGGAGCATAATCTGGTGGGCCACGCCTTCTTCATCTGGATGAGCTGGGACGGCGTGAAGAAGCGTCCGGCCTTCGACCGGATCGGAGACGGGGTGAACTGA
- a CDS encoding MucB/RseB C-terminal domain-containing protein yields the protein MLRGRRWAVACCLFAWCGQAAMAAESDSALPAKQKDVSEDVAADWLTRMSESARQANYQGVVVYRSGEVLESLHVVHGFDGDTVRERLVSMSGEPREILREDDEVTCILPREKKITVDFRSKATGLFPSLPRETINQLRAYYEFNVIGRMRIADHQCRGVRIQPKDAYRYGYEFWVDETTGVPLKLSLLDEDGRVLEQLMFTEVTFPKTIAAEDFQTTQDLSGFQKVTQRVSAKPPSAVAAWIVDQVPPGFRLMTRDLRQMRGDNDVVEHLLFSDGLSAVSIYAAVTSSADGKAFEGVSHMGAVNAFGRMLGTHHLTVVGEVPQATVEMIGGAVRAAPPDTQTASP from the coding sequence ATGCTGAGGGGACGCCGGTGGGCCGTGGCCTGCTGCCTGTTTGCGTGGTGCGGCCAGGCGGCGATGGCGGCGGAGTCCGATAGCGCTCTGCCGGCCAAGCAGAAGGACGTGAGCGAGGACGTGGCGGCCGATTGGCTGACGCGCATGAGCGAATCGGCACGGCAAGCCAATTATCAGGGCGTGGTCGTCTATCGCAGCGGTGAAGTGCTCGAATCCCTGCATGTGGTCCATGGTTTCGATGGCGACACGGTGCGGGAACGTCTGGTCTCCATGTCGGGTGAGCCGCGTGAAATCCTGCGTGAGGATGACGAGGTCACCTGCATCCTGCCGCGTGAGAAGAAGATCACGGTGGACTTTCGAAGCAAGGCGACGGGCCTGTTCCCCAGCCTGCCGCGCGAAACCATCAATCAACTGCGCGCGTACTACGAATTCAACGTGATCGGCCGCATGCGCATCGCGGATCATCAGTGTCGCGGTGTCCGTATCCAGCCCAAGGATGCCTACCGATACGGTTATGAATTCTGGGTCGATGAGACCACCGGTGTGCCGCTGAAACTGTCCTTGCTGGACGAAGATGGCCGTGTGCTGGAGCAGTTGATGTTCACCGAGGTCACGTTCCCCAAGACCATCGCCGCCGAAGACTTCCAGACCACCCAGGATCTCAGCGGCTTCCAGAAAGTCACACAACGCGTTTCCGCCAAGCCGCCGAGCGCGGTTGCGGCCTGGATCGTCGATCAGGTTCCTCCTGGCTTCCGTCTGATGACGCGCGATCTGCGCCAGATGCGCGGCGATAATGACGTCGTCGAGCACTTGTTGTTCTCGGATGGCTTGTCGGCGGTTTCGATTTACGCGGCGGTCACCTCCTCGGCCGATGGCAAGGCGTTCGAGGGCGTGTCGCACATGGGCGCGGTCAACGCGTTCGGTCGTATGCTCGGCACGCATCATTTGACGGTGGTCGGCGAAGTGCCGCAGGCCACCGTGGAAATGATCGGGGGCGCGGTGCGCGCCGCCCCACCCGATACGCAAACAGCCTCGCCGTGA
- the pdxJ gene encoding pyridoxine 5'-phosphate synthase: MAEITAIHLGVNVDHVATIRQARGTSYPDPVSAALLAREAGADSITLHLREDRRHIQDHDVERLLARQAMPVNLEMAVAPEIIELACRWKPAFACLVPERRAELTTEGGLDVAGQAGRIREACARLADAGIVVSLFIDADPRQLDATLASGAPHIEIHTGGYADREGPEREQELARIREFSRSAAREGLEVHAGHGLTVENVGPIAAIPEIVELNIGHAIVARSLFVGMAAAVAEMRQAMRDARQADQIGSLK; the protein is encoded by the coding sequence ATGGCCGAAATCACAGCGATCCATTTGGGTGTCAACGTCGATCACGTGGCGACGATTCGGCAGGCCCGCGGGACCAGTTATCCGGACCCGGTGAGCGCTGCGCTGCTGGCGCGGGAGGCGGGTGCGGACAGCATCACGCTGCATTTGCGCGAGGACCGGCGCCATATCCAGGATCATGACGTCGAGCGCCTGCTGGCGCGCCAAGCGATGCCCGTCAACCTTGAAATGGCGGTGGCACCGGAGATCATCGAACTGGCCTGTCGCTGGAAGCCGGCGTTTGCGTGTCTGGTGCCCGAGCGGCGCGCCGAGCTGACCACCGAGGGCGGGCTGGACGTGGCCGGCCAGGCCGGTCGCATACGTGAAGCCTGCGCGCGGCTGGCCGATGCGGGCATCGTCGTGTCCCTGTTCATCGATGCCGATCCGCGCCAGCTCGACGCCACGCTGGCAAGCGGCGCGCCGCATATCGAAATTCACACCGGCGGTTATGCCGATCGCGAAGGTCCGGAACGTGAGCAAGAACTGGCCCGTATTCGCGAATTTTCGCGAAGCGCCGCACGGGAGGGGCTGGAGGTGCATGCAGGGCACGGACTGACCGTGGAAAACGTGGGTCCGATCGCTGCGATTCCAGAAATCGTTGAGCTCAATATCGGGCACGCCATCGTCGCGCGTTCGTTGTTTGTCGGCATGGCCGCGGCGGTGGCCGAAATGCGGCAGGCGATGCGCGACGCGCGCCAGGCCGACCAGATCGGATCACTTAAATGA
- a CDS encoding DUF4845 domain-containing protein produces the protein MRSGQLHGRRQQGLGLWGWIVVLGLIAFFATVGIKTVPVYLNHGQMLKALNGVADQSNGESVPQMRSSLQRRWDIDYISHVEPKDIKVIRTKSGGRAFAYDYYVEEHLFYNVYITLYFKGEVMIDNGDS, from the coding sequence GTGCGTAGCGGACAACTCCACGGGCGGCGCCAACAGGGTCTGGGCCTCTGGGGCTGGATCGTGGTCCTGGGCCTGATCGCATTTTTCGCGACGGTGGGGATCAAGACCGTTCCGGTCTATCTCAACCATGGCCAGATGCTCAAGGCGCTCAACGGCGTGGCGGATCAAAGCAATGGCGAATCCGTGCCGCAGATGCGCAGTTCCCTGCAACGTCGCTGGGATATCGACTACATCTCCCACGTTGAACCCAAAGACATCAAGGTGATCCGCACCAAGAGCGGCGGCCGAGCGTTTGCCTATGATTACTATGTCGAGGAACACCTGTTCTACAACGTCTACATCACCTTGTACTTCAAGGGCGAAGTGATGATCGACAACGGCGACTCGTGA
- a CDS encoding SoxR reducing system RseC family protein: MIEERAIVYKVADGTILVQAISPSNCPRCAEGRGCGGGVLARLVTARRPGLQAKSRIANLREGEMVVVGVDESVLIRASLLLWLAPLGSMIAAGAFADRLLDAADILVGAFGIVGLAAGFVWVCWRVGGLDSARFQPMILRRDERVDVVCPRLS; this comes from the coding sequence GTGATTGAAGAGCGCGCCATCGTCTACAAGGTGGCCGACGGCACAATTCTGGTTCAAGCGATTTCCCCCTCCAACTGTCCGCGCTGCGCGGAAGGACGTGGCTGTGGCGGTGGCGTGTTGGCGCGACTGGTGACGGCGCGGCGTCCCGGACTGCAGGCCAAGTCGCGCATCGCGAATCTGCGCGAAGGCGAGATGGTCGTGGTTGGCGTGGACGAATCGGTCCTGATCCGAGCTTCGCTGCTGCTTTGGTTGGCGCCGCTGGGTTCGATGATTGCCGCCGGCGCCTTTGCCGACCGCCTGCTCGACGCCGCGGATATACTGGTTGGCGCTTTTGGTATCGTCGGTCTGGCCGCCGGTTTCGTCTGGGTATGCTGGCGGGTCGGGGGGCTCGATTCTGCCCGTTTTCAACCGATGATCCTGCGGCGCGACGAAAGGGTCGACGTGGTGTGCCCCAGACTGTCATAA
- the rnc gene encoding ribonuclease III → MLGYEFRDPEILERALTHRSASSGHNERMEFLGDGLLNGIIGELLFHRCPKATEGDLSRLRASLVREESLAVIGGALKLGDEMNLGSGELKSGGFRRASILADAVEALIAAVYLDGGFEQTRAMLARVFEDRLNDLPDPASLKDAKTRLQELLQAQARPRPEYGVERVEGPPHKQRFHVHCRLPDSDEIEQAEGASRRIAEQRAAQLMIDRLEP, encoded by the coding sequence ATGCTGGGCTACGAGTTCCGCGATCCGGAGATTCTGGAACGGGCGCTGACGCATCGCAGTGCATCCAGCGGTCACAACGAGCGCATGGAATTTCTCGGCGACGGGCTGCTCAACGGCATCATCGGTGAACTGTTGTTTCATCGCTGTCCCAAGGCCACCGAAGGCGATCTGTCGCGCTTGCGCGCGAGCCTGGTGCGCGAGGAGTCGCTGGCGGTGATCGGCGGTGCGCTGAAGCTCGGCGACGAGATGAACCTGGGTTCCGGCGAACTCAAGAGCGGCGGTTTCCGGCGTGCCTCGATCCTCGCCGACGCCGTCGAGGCGCTGATCGCGGCGGTCTATCTGGATGGCGGATTCGAGCAGACGCGTGCCATGCTGGCCCGTGTATTCGAGGATCGTCTGAACGACCTGCCGGACCCGGCGAGCCTCAAGGACGCCAAGACCCGCCTGCAGGAACTCTTGCAGGCACAGGCGCGGCCGCGTCCCGAATACGGCGTGGAGCGCGTCGAGGGTCCGCCACATAAGCAGCGCTTCCATGTGCACTGCCGCCTGCCTGACAGCGACGAGATCGAGCAGGCCGAAGGCGCCAGTCGACGCATCGCCGAACAGCGCGCGGCGCAATTGATGATTGATCGTTTGGAACCCTGA
- a CDS encoding RDD family protein: MNPLILPAPLWRRLTSALYDGLLLLSIWMVLMLFLVIGGSYVGAPAPPHVVRAVLVTAGLIFFVRSWTHGGQTLGMRAWRLVVRRSDGTPLSLTRATLRYLLAWVSWLAFGLGVLWCLVDAQRRSWHDVLTGTEVVVLPKPAG, encoded by the coding sequence ATGAACCCGTTGATCCTCCCCGCACCGCTGTGGCGCCGACTCACTTCGGCGCTCTATGACGGACTGCTGCTGTTGTCGATCTGGATGGTGCTGATGCTGTTTCTGGTCATCGGTGGCAGCTACGTGGGCGCTCCGGCGCCGCCGCATGTGGTGCGTGCGGTACTGGTCACCGCCGGTCTGATCTTCTTCGTGCGTTCGTGGACGCACGGCGGGCAGACACTGGGCATGCGTGCCTGGAGACTGGTGGTACGTCGCAGCGACGGTACGCCGCTGAGCCTGACGCGCGCCACCCTGCGTTACCTGCTGGCCTGGGTGTCGTGGCTGGCGTTCGGTCTGGGCGTGCTGTGGTGCCTGGTCGATGCGCAGCGCCGCAGCTGGCACGACGTGCTGACCGGTACCGAAGTCGTGGTACTGCCTAAGCCGGCAGGCTGA
- a CDS encoding glutaredoxin family protein — MNPTWRLLGRPECHLCEAFEAELSQAFPALPLERACVDDDPEWRFAYGREIPVLLDPQGQAVCRSFFNVAEVQARLDEIDAGAD, encoded by the coding sequence GTGAATCCGACGTGGCGGCTGCTTGGACGTCCCGAGTGTCACCTCTGTGAAGCCTTCGAGGCCGAGCTTTCGCAGGCATTCCCGGCCCTGCCGCTGGAGCGCGCCTGCGTCGACGATGACCCGGAATGGCGTTTCGCCTATGGCCGCGAAATTCCGGTGCTGCTCGATCCTCAGGGCCAGGCTGTTTGCCGCAGCTTTTTCAACGTTGCCGAAGTCCAGGCGCGCCTCGATGAAATCGATGCCGGAGCCGACTGA